Within Streptomyces roseirectus, the genomic segment CCGGGGGCGGGCCCCTGGACGTGAGGGAGTGGACGAGCAGACGTGACTTCGGCGCCCGCGCGCTGTGCCGTCCCCGCCACCGGGGGCGCGGGAACTCCGGCGGCACGGCCACGGCGAGCGCGAGCCGCAGCGGGGCCGCCAGGCGGGCGCCGACGGCCCTGGCGATCCGGAACGCGGCGCGCTCCCCGTACGCCAGCCACAGGCCGCACAGGAGCGCGGCGAGGAGGTGGGCGAGGAGCATGCCGGGGGACGACGTCGAGGCGTCCGCGCCGGAAGACGTCATGCCGTCGTGGGCGTGCGGCATGCCCATGTGGGCCATGGAAGGCATCTGGGACATGTCCATGCTGGCCATACCGGCCGTGTCCGGCGTGCCCGCGTGCTGGACGGCGGAGAACCCCTGGTGCAGCAGCGTCTGGACGGCGAGGACGCCCGCGACGACCGCCGGCAGCCCCCGCTCACGTCCGGCGAGCGTCCAGGCGACGGCCCCGGTGGCGCCGAAGGCCGCCGCGAGCGCCCACGCGGGCAGGCCCGCGCCGGACATCGTCACGTGGCCCAGGGCGGCGAGCAGCACACAGACGGCCGCGAACATCGCGGCTCTCCCTGTACGCGCGCACCACCCGGCAGTCATGGGGCCACATCCTCGCATCCGGGGTCAGGCCGTCGGCCTGGGGTACGGACACCACCCCCGCCGACCGCTCACTCTGAGGGGTGTGATCCACGCCACGCAAGAGGGCGGAGGCCATCGCCCTCGGCCCGGCTCAGGCGGTGCGCCCCGCCACGGCCCACCGGGACGGCAGCACGATGAGCGCGCCGTCGGCCGTGTGCTCGGTCGTCGTCAGGGGCGCCTGCCCGAGCGCCAGGACGGTGAGCCCCGCCGACGTCAGGTGGCCGGGCACGGCCGCGTCGGACACCGCTCCGGGAGCGATGCCGTGCCGGAAGATCGGGGCGACCTTGGGTGGCGGCCCCTCGGGACGGCGTGCGAGGCCGCCCAGGATCGCGCCGGCCTCCTCGGAGGGCTCGACCAGGAAGACGCGGCCCCGGGCCCCCAGAAGGGCCGCCACGGCCTCCGTGAGGGGCCCGCGGTCCTCGGGGCCGCACTGGTGCAGGAGGCCCCTCATGTAGACGTTCGCGTCGCCCAGTTCGTCGTGGAGGCGTTCGGCGGCGTCCCGGTCGACGGCGTCCAGGAACCGGTACTCCGCGCGCCCCTCGGGGTCGGCGCGGCGGGCGTGCTCCAGGGCGGCCTCGGCGAGGTCCACGCCGAGCACTCGCGTGAAGCGGGTCGCGAGGAACCGCGTCTGGGTCCCGTTGCCGCAGCCCAGGTCGATCAGCGGCAGCCCGGGGTCGAGGAGGTGCGGCGTGAACAGTGGCACGTGCGCGGCGGCGGTGACGTCCGGCTCCGCGTCCCAGAGCACCGAGCCGGGCTCCTGCGGCGCCTCCCGCCAGAACCCTTCCCACGCCTCCCGGTAGTGCTGTGTCACGCTCATGACCGACTCTCCCCAGGGTGCGTCGCGGACCGCCGTGCGCCGACGGGCGAGTACGGTCTACCGCGCCCCGCGCCCGCCCACAAGCACGCGTCCGCCACAGTCGCCTCCCGGCGGCACGGCGTCCCCGCGCTCACCGCCTCGGCAGCGTCAGTTCGAACCACACGCTCTTGCCGGCCCCCGACCGGCTGGCGCCCCACTCGCGCGCCAGCGTGCTCACCACCCGCAGTCCGCGCCCCGTCTCGTCCAGCGCGCCCGCGTCGAGGAGGGTGGGCAGTTCGTGGTCCGCGTCGTCGACCTCGCACAGCAGCGTCTCCCCGCGCACGAGCCGCACGGTGACGGGCCGCCCGCGCGCGTGCCGGACGGCGTTGGTGACCAGCTCGCTCACCATGAGGACCGTGTTGTCGACGAGGCGGGCGAGCCCCCAGTCGTACAGCTGCTCGGCGATCGCGGCCCGCGCGCGGCGGACCTCGGCGGGCTCGGGTTTCAGGCGCCACTCGGCGACGTCGTCGGGCTCGATGCCGTTGAGGCGGGCCATGAGGAGCGCGACGTCGTCCTTGCGGCCCCCGCGCGGGTTGAGGGCGCGGATGATCGTGTCGCAGGCGTCGTCCATGGAGGCCGCGGGGTGCGCGGCGGACTCGCACAGGGTCTCCAGGCCGACACCGATGTCCTCGCCGCGGATCTCGACGAGCCCGTCGGTGCACATGACGAGCCGGTCGCCGGGCTCCACGCGCAGGCGCACCGCCTCGAAGGGCACCCCGCCGACGCCGACGGGCGCGCCGGTGGGCAGGTCGAGGAGTTCGCTGCCCCCGTCGACGGCGCGCACCAGGACGGGCGGGATGTGGCCCGCGTTGGCGATGCTCAGCTCGCCGGCGATGGGGTCGTACACGGCGTACAGGCAGGTCGCGAGGTAGTCGCCGCCGAGCCGCTGCGCGAGGTCGTCGAAGTTGCGCAGGAGCTGCGCGGGCGGCAGGTCGAGGCCGGCCATGGTCTGGATCGCGGTGCGCAGCTGGCCCATCTTGGCGGCCGAGTTGAGGCCGTGCCCCATGACGTCGCCGACGACGAACGCGGTGCGCGCGCCGGGCAGTTTGACCGCGTCGAACCAGTCGCCGCCGATGCGCCCGAGCTGGGTGCCCGGCAGGTAGCGGGTGGCGATGTCGCAGCCGGCCATGCGCGGCGCGATGTGCGGCAGCATGCTGTCCTGAAGGGTCTCGGCGACCGCCTCCTGGTACGTGTACATGCGCGCGTTGTCGAGGACGAGGCCCGCGCGGGCGGCGAGTTCGGCGCCGGTGACGCGGTCCATGTCGTTGAACTCGGCGCGCTCCGGGTGGCGCAGCAGGATCATGAAGCCGAGGACGACGTTGCGCGCCTTGAGGGGGACGACGAGCATCGAGCGGCCCGTGATCAGGGGCCGGATGTCGCGCTTGTCGAACTGCGAGGCGATCGCGTGCCCCAGCCGCTCGTCGATCCTCGGCACGAGCACGGGTTCGCCGGTCGTCATGCACTGGAAGAACGGCGTGTGCGCGGGGAACGGCATGGCCTCGCCGACGGGCACGACGTCGTCCCAGCGGCCGGGTTCGTCGGTGTGCTCCAGGGCGACGCGGTGCCACATGGTCCGCGTGTCGGGCACGCCCTCGTCGAACGCCTCGCCGGCGACGACCTGTTCGCGCAGGTAGGTGCCGGCGACGTCGGTGAAGCGTGGGACGACGGCCCGGCTGACCTCGACGATGGTCCGCGCGAGGTCGAGTGACGTGCCGATGCGCCCGCTGACCTCGTTCAGGAACTCCAGGCGCTCGCGTACGGCGACGTACTCCAGGTCCTCGCCGTCGTCGGTGAGGTCGTCGGGCACGGGCAGGCCCTGGGCGGCGGCGCGGGCGGCGCGTTCGCGGCGGACCTTGCGTTCGGTGCGCCGCGAGACGCCCCAGTCGGGGGTGACGGGCACCTTCTCGTTCTGGCTGAACTCCAGGACGGGGTAGCCGAGTTCGAGCACCTGGGAGACGATCCGGGCGCTCTCGCCGACGCTCATGCTGGGCAGGATCTCGGGGAGCCCGCGCGCGAGGTTGTCGGCGCCGGTGAACTCGGTGTGCCGGGCGAACCCCGGGGAGACCCGCTCGACGCACACGGCGTCGTCCGGGGTCTCGTCGTACAGGACGGCCGCGTCGGCGGCGAGCACCAGGAGCCGTTCGGTGCCGGGGCCGAGCAGGGGGTACGCCCACCACAGGACGTCCGCGCGGTCGTCCCCGGGCACGCTGATGCGGGCGCGTCCGGCGGAGGGGTAGCCGAGGTCCGTGCCGAGCGCGGTGCCGTGGCCGTCGTACTCGGCGAGGACGTCGTAGGGGGTGGGGGCGGGGGTGTCCGCGGGGTCGGGGAGGGCGCCGGCGACGGGCAGCAGGTCGAGGGCGGGCCGGCCGATCGCGTCCTCCTTGGGGACGCCGAAGAGCCTGCGCGCGCCGGTGCTCCAGTGGGAGACCAGGCCCTCGTGGTCGACCACGGCGACGGCCAGCGGGACGCGTCCCGGGCCGGGAGGCGTGTCCCGCTCGGTGCCACGGTCCATGGCCCAGGCCCTCTCTCCCCAGAGCTTCACAAGATCTGTCCCGCAGCCACCACGGTACGGGGGCGGCGGGCCGGGATGTGCGGCATTGCTGGAATTGGTGCGAGCGGGGCGCCGCCGGGCGCACAGGGCGCTCGACAGGGCGTTCGTCCGCCGCCCCGCGCCCCGGTCCCGGCCTCGGTGGTTCACGCGCGCCCCCACGCCTCAGTCCTCGTACCCGAGCTGGAGGTCCCGTTCCGTCCGGCCGCCGCCCGCGACCTGGAGGACGGTGGCGACGGGCGGGTACCCGGCGGCGATGACGGTGTACTCGCCGGAGGACAGGTCGACGAACCGGAAGCTGCCGTCGGGGCCCGTGGTGAGGGTGTCGACGACGTTCCCGGCGGCGTCCAGGAGGGTCACGCGCGCGTCCTCGACGGGCCGGCCGCCGCCCGCGCGGACGGTGCCGCGCAGGACGGCGCCGCCCGCGAGTTCGACGTCCTGGCGGGTCTCGCGGGCCTGCTGGACGGTGACGGGCAGGGCGGCGGGCCGGAAGGCGGGCGCGCTCGCGGCGAGCGTGTACTCGCCGGCCACCAGCTCGGTCATGGTGTAGCCGCCCTCGCGTCCGCTGCGGGTGGCGGCGACGACCTCGCCGTGGACGTTGGTGAGGGTGACCGTGGCGTCGCGCACGGGGGCGCCGTCGGCGGTGACGACCGTCCCGGCGAGGCGTCCGGCGCCGCCGAGGACGATGTCGAGGTCGACGGGGCGTTCGCCGACGGTCACGGAGACGGCCTGCGGCTGGTGGCCGCCCGCGGCGGCGATCAGGACGTACGCCCCGGTGCCCGGGGTGGCGAGCGCGTACCGCCCGTCCTCACCGCTGGCGCCGCG encodes:
- a CDS encoding SpoIIE family protein phosphatase, translated to MDRGTERDTPPGPGRVPLAVAVVDHEGLVSHWSTGARRLFGVPKEDAIGRPALDLLPVAGALPDPADTPAPTPYDVLAEYDGHGTALGTDLGYPSAGRARISVPGDDRADVLWWAYPLLGPGTERLLVLAADAAVLYDETPDDAVCVERVSPGFARHTEFTGADNLARGLPEILPSMSVGESARIVSQVLELGYPVLEFSQNEKVPVTPDWGVSRRTERKVRRERAARAAAQGLPVPDDLTDDGEDLEYVAVRERLEFLNEVSGRIGTSLDLARTIVEVSRAVVPRFTDVAGTYLREQVVAGEAFDEGVPDTRTMWHRVALEHTDEPGRWDDVVPVGEAMPFPAHTPFFQCMTTGEPVLVPRIDERLGHAIASQFDKRDIRPLITGRSMLVVPLKARNVVLGFMILLRHPERAEFNDMDRVTGAELAARAGLVLDNARMYTYQEAVAETLQDSMLPHIAPRMAGCDIATRYLPGTQLGRIGGDWFDAVKLPGARTAFVVGDVMGHGLNSAAKMGQLRTAIQTMAGLDLPPAQLLRNFDDLAQRLGGDYLATCLYAVYDPIAGELSIANAGHIPPVLVRAVDGGSELLDLPTGAPVGVGGVPFEAVRLRVEPGDRLVMCTDGLVEIRGEDIGVGLETLCESAAHPAASMDDACDTIIRALNPRGGRKDDVALLMARLNGIEPDDVAEWRLKPEPAEVRRARAAIAEQLYDWGLARLVDNTVLMVSELVTNAVRHARGRPVTVRLVRGETLLCEVDDADHELPTLLDAGALDETGRGLRVVSTLAREWGASRSGAGKSVWFELTLPRR
- a CDS encoding class I SAM-dependent methyltransferase, whose protein sequence is MSVTQHYREAWEGFWREAPQEPGSVLWDAEPDVTAAAHVPLFTPHLLDPGLPLIDLGCGNGTQTRFLATRFTRVLGVDLAEAALEHARRADPEGRAEYRFLDAVDRDAAERLHDELGDANVYMRGLLHQCGPEDRGPLTEAVAALLGARGRVFLVEPSEEAGAILGGLARRPEGPPPKVAPIFRHGIAPGAVSDAAVPGHLTSAGLTVLALGQAPLTTTEHTADGALIVLPSRWAVAGRTA